A window from Opitutia bacterium ISCC 52 encodes these proteins:
- a CDS encoding NAD(P)/FAD-dependent oxidoreductase: protein MEKSDYHLVVIGGGAAGYFAAIRAAELCDPSEPVLILEKAPQVLGKVRISGGGRCNVTQACFDPRTFATHYPRGEKALIGPLHRWDAQKTIDWFEDHGVHTKTEKDGRMFPTSDNSQTIIDCLCETAEQLGIETRTRTNVAEISYQADAPYSFSIRCAEGTSIRSKNLLIATGGTRSAASESLLKFSGHTIHPAVPSLFTFNIPKNSLSELAGISVKHASVTIPSVKLNSHGPLLITHWGLSGPAILKLSAWGARKLHSVDYTFTVFVNWLPNEDLEASFAKLRTSAGKRSLLSRSPFPELPKRLWEKLIERGEIDGTSTWSQISKNQLTRLHETLTHCAFNVSGKSMNKEEFVTCGGVELNEVSLRTMESRRIPGLYFAGEVLNIDGITGGFNFQNAWTTGYLAGSAIGETSSQF, encoded by the coding sequence ATAGAAAAAAGCGATTATCATCTGGTAGTCATTGGCGGGGGTGCCGCTGGATATTTTGCCGCGATAAGAGCAGCGGAATTATGTGATCCGTCTGAGCCTGTGCTCATTCTGGAAAAGGCACCCCAGGTATTGGGCAAAGTTCGTATTTCTGGTGGTGGCCGTTGCAACGTTACACAAGCCTGTTTTGACCCTCGGACTTTCGCTACCCACTATCCTCGGGGAGAAAAAGCACTCATCGGGCCACTCCATCGATGGGATGCCCAGAAAACGATCGATTGGTTTGAGGACCACGGAGTTCATACCAAGACAGAAAAGGACGGGCGCATGTTTCCAACAAGCGATAACTCTCAAACCATTATAGATTGTCTGTGCGAAACTGCCGAACAGCTTGGCATTGAAACCAGGACTAGAACGAATGTTGCGGAGATTTCCTATCAGGCAGATGCCCCCTACTCATTCAGCATACGCTGCGCAGAAGGTACGTCCATTCGGTCAAAGAACTTACTGATTGCAACAGGAGGAACCCGATCTGCGGCTTCTGAGTCACTCCTCAAGTTTTCTGGTCATACCATCCACCCGGCGGTTCCATCCCTTTTCACCTTTAACATCCCAAAGAATAGCTTGAGCGAACTGGCAGGGATTTCTGTAAAGCATGCAAGTGTTACCATTCCCTCGGTTAAGCTAAACAGTCATGGCCCTCTGCTCATCACTCATTGGGGGTTAAGCGGGCCAGCCATTCTCAAACTGTCTGCCTGGGGCGCACGCAAACTTCACTCAGTCGATTATACCTTTACGGTTTTTGTAAATTGGCTACCGAATGAAGATCTTGAGGCTTCCTTTGCTAAACTTCGCACCTCTGCCGGAAAACGATCACTACTGTCTCGATCCCCCTTCCCCGAATTACCCAAGCGTTTATGGGAGAAACTGATTGAGCGAGGAGAGATAGACGGCACATCTACCTGGTCACAGATATCCAAAAACCAACTAACACGACTGCATGAAACCCTGACCCATTGCGCCTTCAATGTTTCTGGCAAAAGCATGAACAAGGAAGAGTTCGTTACCTGCGGTGGAGTGGAACTCAATGAAGTCAGCCTGAGGACGATGGAAAGCCGCCGGATTCCTGGCCTCTATTTTGCAGGGGAAGTCCTCAACATTGATGGCATCACCGGTGGATTCAATTTCCAGAATGCCTGGACTACCGGATATCTAGCAGGATCGGCTATCGGCGAAACAAGTAGCCAATTTTGA
- a CDS encoding methyltransferase domain-containing protein: MTTKQLFKSVLIFSFALSGFAQKESVNSGINTSYLKKDLVVEEWVERLQAEGREVFDNREAIVKRLNLKPGMDIVDIGAGTGAHLPYFSKAVGKNGKVFAVDIVQKFLDHINEQAEQNNWKNVESVLCGERSIKLPKNSVDVAFICNVYHHFEYPLDSITSTHKALRKGGRLVLIDFKRIPGESSEWILGHMRAGQEVFEEEIISAGFKKSEEVTDFLEDNYMVIFEKID; the protein is encoded by the coding sequence ATGACTACAAAACAACTGTTTAAGAGCGTCCTCATTTTCTCTTTCGCCCTTAGCGGATTCGCACAAAAAGAAAGCGTCAACTCGGGGATTAATACATCTTACCTTAAAAAGGACCTGGTTGTTGAAGAATGGGTAGAACGCCTGCAAGCGGAAGGTCGCGAGGTATTCGACAACCGAGAAGCAATCGTCAAACGTCTCAACCTCAAACCAGGCATGGACATTGTCGACATCGGCGCCGGCACCGGAGCCCACCTCCCTTACTTCTCCAAAGCGGTTGGCAAAAACGGGAAAGTCTTTGCTGTAGATATCGTCCAAAAATTTCTCGACCACATTAATGAACAGGCTGAACAGAACAACTGGAAGAATGTAGAATCTGTCCTGTGCGGCGAACGCTCGATCAAACTCCCGAAAAACTCGGTGGATGTAGCCTTCATCTGCAACGTCTACCACCACTTTGAATATCCACTCGATTCGATTACCTCCACCCACAAGGCACTTCGCAAAGGAGGCCGTTTAGTACTCATTGATTTTAAGCGCATTCCCGGAGAGAGCTCTGAATGGATACTCGGACACATGCGAGCGGGCCAAGAAGTCTTTGAAGAAGAAATTATTTCTGCGGGTTTTAAGAAATCCGAAGAAGTCACGGATTTCCTCGAGGACAACTACATGGTCATCTTCGAAAAGATCGATTAG
- the dinB gene encoding DNA polymerase IV has protein sequence MEKSKNHLNQESSESNRKIIHIDMDCFYAAVECRDNPSVADKPVGVGGSGGRSVLTTCNYEARKFGCRSAMPVYKALKLCPHLVIKPIRFSVYREESAKIRDIFREYTELIEPLSLDEAYLDVSHRTEYAWTLAKEIRKKIYETTQLTASAGISCNKMLAKIASDWKKPNGQFAVLPEEIEGFMKSLPVSKIYGVGPKSAKRLKALGFETCGELQEVDLGELHRHFGPTWGTELYRLCRGEDHRPVEASRIRKSMSTETTFAEDLTTKEACIDELAGLLDELESDLQKMSGKERIAKAFVKLKFSDFKTTTKECSARAVSRDIMVPMIEEAFDRNPESVRLMGVGVRFEEPGKMDERQLELFA, from the coding sequence ATGGAAAAGAGCAAGAACCACTTGAATCAGGAATCTTCAGAGTCGAATCGCAAAATAATCCATATCGATATGGATTGTTTCTATGCGGCTGTAGAGTGCCGCGATAATCCTTCGGTGGCCGATAAACCAGTCGGAGTAGGAGGTAGTGGGGGAAGAAGTGTTCTGACGACCTGTAACTATGAAGCACGAAAGTTCGGGTGCCGTTCTGCGATGCCTGTCTATAAGGCCCTGAAGCTTTGTCCGCATTTAGTGATTAAACCAATCCGGTTTTCCGTCTATCGTGAGGAGTCGGCCAAAATTCGGGATATTTTCAGGGAATACACGGAACTTATTGAACCCCTGTCACTTGATGAGGCCTATCTAGATGTGAGTCATCGCACAGAATATGCTTGGACACTTGCGAAGGAGATTCGAAAAAAGATTTACGAAACCACTCAACTGACTGCGAGCGCGGGTATCTCCTGCAATAAGATGTTGGCCAAGATTGCCAGTGATTGGAAAAAACCAAACGGTCAATTTGCCGTATTGCCGGAAGAAATTGAGGGGTTCATGAAATCGTTGCCGGTGAGCAAGATTTACGGCGTGGGCCCAAAGTCGGCTAAACGATTGAAGGCCTTGGGTTTTGAAACGTGTGGAGAGTTACAGGAAGTTGATCTTGGAGAACTGCACAGGCATTTTGGGCCGACTTGGGGCACGGAATTGTATCGATTATGCCGGGGAGAGGATCATCGACCGGTTGAAGCATCGAGGATCCGCAAGTCTATGAGTACGGAGACCACCTTTGCGGAGGATCTGACTACGAAGGAAGCTTGTATTGATGAATTGGCGGGTCTTCTTGACGAACTGGAAAGTGACCTGCAAAAAATGTCCGGGAAGGAACGCATCGCCAAAGCGTTTGTGAAGCTTAAGTTCTCCGACTTCAAAACGACTACCAAGGAATGTTCTGCCAGGGCGGTGTCTCGAGACATTATGGTTCCGATGATTGAAGAGGCCTTTGATCGAAATCCGGAATCCGTTCGCTTAATGGGAGTGGGGGTTCGTTTCGAGGAGCCAGGAAAAATGGATGAGCGTCAGCTTGAGTTATTTGCCTGA
- a CDS encoding ankyrin repeat domain-containing protein: MNPFLNLSAPMKTASALFIGSILLLEVGCGGSKETTTEAAEVPASTTQPVTAPAKSADTGKMAIPFEIAIQAALEGHVETVQQALETGTDPNQVDETGRNLLMLAAFNGHTPIAQYLIDQGSKIDTQDSAGRTALMFASTGLNVPTVQLLLNHKAKVNEVDSEEHWSALMFAAAEGHKEVVELLLQHEADLSLQDIDGSTAESFARDNGHLEVAELLKARSENP, encoded by the coding sequence ATGAATCCATTCCTAAATTTATCGGCACCCATGAAGACGGCTTCAGCTCTTTTCATTGGCTCCATCCTATTACTCGAGGTCGGCTGCGGTGGTTCCAAAGAAACCACGACTGAAGCAGCTGAAGTACCTGCTTCAACGACTCAACCTGTAACGGCCCCAGCAAAAAGTGCTGATACTGGAAAAATGGCGATTCCCTTTGAAATCGCTATTCAGGCAGCTCTCGAAGGACACGTGGAAACCGTTCAACAAGCTTTGGAAACAGGAACCGATCCCAATCAAGTAGACGAGACTGGTCGCAATTTACTCATGCTCGCAGCCTTCAACGGCCATACACCCATTGCCCAATATTTAATAGATCAAGGATCCAAGATCGACACGCAGGATTCAGCCGGACGAACAGCACTCATGTTTGCCTCTACTGGTCTTAATGTTCCGACCGTTCAACTATTATTGAATCACAAGGCCAAAGTAAACGAAGTAGATTCCGAGGAACATTGGTCCGCTCTCATGTTTGCAGCAGCTGAAGGACACAAGGAGGTGGTTGAATTGTTACTCCAACACGAAGCCGACCTTTCCCTGCAAGATATAGACGGATCGACTGCAGAATCATTTGCCCGCGATAATGGGCACCTGGAAGTCGCGGAATTACTAAAGGCAAGATCTGAAAATCCTTAA
- a CDS encoding DUF1592 domain-containing protein yields MTVPIASLCANKAILQSFNNDIAPLLDNYCYDCHGFGISEGNVVLDEFTADSIRDHDLWLRVLKNTRAHVMPPLEEAQPTQEERQKLADWIKAKPFNIDPQNQDPGQMTVQRLNRIEYQNTVNDLLNIDYNTLDIFPTDDSGEGFDNIGDVLTISPMLLEKYLDAANNIITETVPTQSTITPEQSWSEESLVKLFSPGLPEDEDEDNLQLSFYSPSTRTANFEIENAGDYQLIIRIKPKSFSSFRGFDYNECHFTFSVDEEAIFEENYVYTSGKIHEFAFDSTFDPGTHTFSTSVEPLTDLEKVKSLKMEIEEIILRGPSDPKYQVKPPNYDKFFAEGVPESSWKRKSYTRDILSDFATRAFRKKVDSSTVSRLAKLAESVSSQEGKSYEDGIAQAMVAIMAAPSFIFREEGTLRKRRGETHPLIDEYALASRLSYFLWSTMPDEELFELAEKKELRKNLEAQVERMMADERLNQFIENFGGQWLHSRDIMGVNISDYDVWLREKNDPELRAARAEYQIVRNVPEARRTAEEQASYDRTRAIIVASNDEERPDWSGGLKRAMQAETEQFFEYIIKEDRSVLELLDSDYTFVNELLAKHYGIEGVEGSKTRKVQLPPDSPRGGVLTQGTILAFTSNPTRTSPVKRGVFILENILGTPPAPPPPDVPALEDAENEGEGSEKTLRNILAIHREEPLCSSCHNRMDPLGLALENFNAMGMWRDQELAMPIDSEGILITGESFSTIQELKHILATERKRDFYYCISEKLLTYALGRSTEYYDTETLDHLVNELEKNDGRPSALLMAIVKSVPFQKRRHPNFKPE; encoded by the coding sequence TTGACCGTCCCTATAGCTTCGCTTTGCGCCAATAAAGCGATCCTGCAGTCATTTAATAATGATATAGCGCCCTTGCTCGACAACTATTGTTATGACTGCCATGGATTCGGGATCAGTGAAGGCAATGTAGTTCTGGATGAATTCACCGCCGATAGCATAAGAGACCACGATCTCTGGCTTCGTGTCCTGAAAAATACACGAGCCCATGTCATGCCGCCGTTAGAGGAAGCGCAACCGACCCAAGAGGAAAGGCAAAAGCTAGCCGATTGGATCAAAGCAAAACCATTCAATATCGATCCGCAAAACCAGGACCCCGGACAAATGACGGTCCAACGGCTCAACCGTATTGAATACCAGAATACAGTCAACGACCTCCTGAACATAGACTACAACACACTGGACATTTTCCCTACTGATGATTCAGGAGAAGGCTTCGACAACATTGGTGATGTCTTAACCATTTCTCCGATGCTCCTGGAAAAATACCTGGACGCCGCTAACAACATCATTACCGAAACAGTCCCGACCCAATCTACCATAACACCTGAGCAATCCTGGTCCGAAGAATCACTGGTTAAGCTATTCTCGCCAGGTCTTCCCGAAGATGAAGACGAAGATAACCTTCAACTATCATTCTATTCACCCTCCACCAGGACAGCGAACTTTGAGATAGAAAACGCCGGCGATTATCAATTGATCATACGAATCAAGCCCAAGAGTTTCTCCTCATTCCGAGGGTTCGATTACAATGAATGTCACTTTACTTTCTCAGTCGACGAGGAAGCAATCTTCGAGGAGAATTACGTTTATACTTCGGGCAAGATCCACGAGTTTGCTTTCGATAGTACCTTCGATCCAGGTACACACACTTTCAGCACTTCGGTAGAACCACTCACGGATCTAGAAAAAGTTAAATCCCTCAAAATGGAAATTGAGGAAATTATTCTGCGTGGCCCGAGTGACCCGAAATACCAGGTAAAGCCTCCCAACTACGATAAGTTTTTCGCAGAAGGCGTGCCCGAGAGCAGTTGGAAACGCAAAAGCTATACGCGAGATATTCTGAGTGATTTTGCGACGAGAGCCTTCAGAAAGAAAGTAGATAGCAGCACAGTCAGTCGCCTGGCGAAACTAGCTGAGTCGGTTTCTTCTCAAGAAGGTAAAAGTTACGAAGACGGAATAGCCCAAGCCATGGTGGCCATTATGGCGGCCCCGAGTTTCATTTTTAGAGAAGAAGGCACGCTCCGAAAGCGCCGTGGAGAAACCCACCCACTCATTGATGAATACGCCCTGGCATCTCGCCTCTCCTATTTCCTCTGGTCCACCATGCCAGACGAGGAGTTATTCGAGCTGGCCGAAAAAAAGGAACTCCGGAAAAACCTGGAGGCACAGGTTGAGCGAATGATGGCCGACGAAAGATTAAACCAATTCATAGAAAACTTTGGAGGTCAGTGGTTGCACTCTCGAGACATCATGGGAGTCAACATCAGCGATTATGACGTATGGTTAAGGGAGAAAAACGATCCTGAACTCAGGGCAGCACGAGCCGAGTATCAAATCGTTCGAAATGTGCCAGAAGCCAGACGAACAGCTGAAGAGCAAGCTAGCTATGACCGCACTCGGGCCATTATCGTCGCCAGCAACGATGAAGAGCGCCCCGATTGGAGTGGCGGTCTAAAACGGGCGATGCAAGCGGAGACAGAACAGTTTTTCGAATACATCATTAAAGAGGATCGCAGCGTTCTGGAGCTTCTCGACAGCGACTACACCTTCGTCAACGAGCTACTCGCAAAACACTATGGTATCGAAGGCGTAGAAGGCTCAAAAACCAGAAAAGTTCAATTACCTCCAGACAGTCCCCGTGGAGGGGTACTCACCCAAGGGACTATTCTTGCATTTACTTCCAATCCAACTCGGACATCGCCCGTTAAGCGCGGAGTATTTATTCTGGAGAACATTCTCGGCACACCGCCCGCACCTCCTCCACCCGACGTGCCTGCTTTAGAAGATGCGGAAAACGAAGGAGAAGGCTCAGAAAAGACGCTTAGAAATATCCTCGCCATCCACCGGGAAGAACCGCTCTGTAGTTCCTGCCACAACCGTATGGACCCACTTGGATTAGCTTTGGAGAACTTCAATGCGATGGGCATGTGGCGCGATCAGGAGCTGGCAATGCCCATTGATAGCGAAGGAATCCTCATCACAGGAGAGTCATTTTCCACCATTCAAGAACTAAAACACATCCTTGCCACGGAGCGAAAACGTGATTTTTATTACTGCATAAGTGAAAAGCTGCTGACATATGCATTAGGTCGTAGCACAGAATATTATGACACCGAAACTCTGGATCATTTAGTAAACGAATTAGAAAAAAATGACGGCCGCCCTTCTGCC